CAGGTGATGGACCCACGCGAGAAAGGCAGCGGCAGCATTTGTTTGTCCCAAGTCGGGAAGCGCACGATGCGCTTTTGAGCGAAGGCCACCGTAAAGACACGCGCGCCGGATGTGCGCGCCCAGACAAGAGGAACCGTGGAGCTGATCCGGGCCGGTCCACTGGGGCCATCTGCGGCGATACCGATGGAGCAGCCTTCCTTGATACGTTTGAACACTTCGCGGGACAAAGAGACGTGCCGCTTGTCCAGTGACATCCCGATTGTTTCCCAGCCGAGCCGAACAAGAATCTGGCCGGCCAGCCGCCCGGCACGCGCTTCGGAGGTCAGGGCACATATGCGCGCACCCTTTGGGGCGTTAAACATGTACGGCGCCATGATAAGCCGTTGATGCCAAACTACAAAAATTACCGGTTCGCCGCGCGCGACGCAGGCATCCATCTCCTCGCAGCCTGTGCGGCTCCATCTGGAAGAGTGAAAGGCGAAGCGGACATAGGACGCAAACATGCCCTCAATCGCTCGATTGAAGCGGGGGCTGTTGGCAATTTTCCGGCGCAGGGTTTTCAGGCTCACGGGCGTCTCGTACTTCGGCTTTTGGCCTGTCATATCGCGGGTGTCACGTTATGACCAGAGGCGCGCGAAATTGCACGATTTCCCTCTTGCCTCTCCCGCATGGGTGGCTTAGGACATTCCGCACGATAGGGGTATAGCTCAGTTGGTAGAGCGACGGTCTCCAAAACCGTAGGTCCCGGGTTCGAGCCCTGGTGCCCCTGCCATTTTCCGGAAATCGAAACGACTACTGCTGTTGCGCGATACGTGCGCGGGCGATGTCGAATTTGACGTGCGCCACCTGAAACCGTTGCAGAGCCTTCTCTCTATCCTCGTAGAGCTTGCGAATACGTGACCCGGGTGCGCCGAGGGTCGAGACTTTGCTGCTAACGGCAATTGGCACAAGGGAGCGGGCATTCCGCAAACCGATGCGCCATGCGCGATCGGCAACGGCGTAACTTTGGCTTGCCTGTACAAACAGGCGGTGACGGGTTTTCAGATCCGGATGCATGGCGGGACCCCCTGAGTTTCAAAAAACGGGTGTGTAGTGCCGAGCAGTTCAGCGCACGAAGGCGCTGTCATCAGGGTAGGAAAATAAGGGGCTTTGTGTCAAACCACGGTTTTGCGACAGACTTGTGAGATGCATACACTTCTAGGTCGCGTCATGCCCCCACTCGGCGTCCTGCATCTCCCGCAGGCGCGACGCGGTGCGCTCGAACTCGAAAGTGCCTTCGCCTTCGAGGTAGAGCATCTCAGGTTCCGCTGCGGCCGAGCAAATCAGGCGAACCCTGGCCTCATAAAGAGCATCGATCAGGGTCACGAACCGTTTGGCTTCGTTGAAGTTATTCCGGCTCAGGGCAGGGATGTCTTCAAGCACAAGAACCTTGAGCGCCTCGGCAATTGCGAGGTAGTCGCCAGGACCAAGCATCTTACCGCATAGGTCATAAAACGAGGCACGGCCGACCCCATTTCGGAACTTCGGAATCTCGACCTGCCGACCTTTGACCGTCAGAACAAGCCGGTCTGCGGTGCCGCCTGTCAGGTCGGCCCAGATCGCGTTGATTTGTTCTCGGGCCTCTGTGCCTGCCTGCACAAAATAGACCTGTGAGCCGGCGAGGCGATTCTGTCGGTAGTCTACAGGGCTGACCAGTTCCCAGACCCGCATCTGTTCCTTGATGAGGGCGATGAAAGGGAGGAAAAGCTGGCGGTTGAGTCCATGTTTGTAGAGGTCGTCGGG
This genomic window from Shimia isoporae contains:
- a CDS encoding lysophospholipid acyltransferase family protein — translated: MTGQKPKYETPVSLKTLRRKIANSPRFNRAIEGMFASYVRFAFHSSRWSRTGCEEMDACVARGEPVIFVVWHQRLIMAPYMFNAPKGARICALTSEARAGRLAGQILVRLGWETIGMSLDKRHVSLSREVFKRIKEGCSIGIAADGPSGPARISSTVPLVWARTSGARVFTVAFAQKRIVRFPTWDKQMLPLPFSRGSITCREWTDPVPRKPSEEEMETLRLSLQRSLDEITDAADASLGKPSENPNLTEQ
- the zapE gene encoding cell division protein ZapE — encoded protein: MSTLPEIYDARIKAGELHRDDAQEAVLPQFERIRTELAKPVKKGWFRKARPDAVQGLYLWGGVGRGKSMLMDLFVDSLDVPVRRVHFHAFMQEIHDAMHKARQDGVEDAIAPVAKAVSDSVRVLAFDEMQITDITDAMIVGRLFEQLFAAGTVIVTTSNRVPDDLYKHGLNRQLFLPFIALIKEQMRVWELVSPVDYRQNRLAGSQVYFVQAGTEAREQINAIWADLTGGTADRLVLTVKGRQVEIPKFRNGVGRASFYDLCGKMLGPGDYLAIAEALKVLVLEDIPALSRNNFNEAKRFVTLIDALYEARVRLICSAAAEPEMLYLEGEGTFEFERTASRLREMQDAEWGHDAT